The following are encoded together in the Candidatus Flexicrinis proximus genome:
- a CDS encoding MFS transporter — translation MGVIAWAQERLPRQRVFWAVSVGHFINDTFMSMGPVVLVFLSAAILPMNLAQIGVAVSARQISGALSQPFFGIMGDRTGGRWLGAGGVTWVIVMQTLSVLMAFTGQVWLVLIPFVLAGLGSGAFHPVGASHAADADPDNQGRNTSYFFMFGQLGLGLGPALGGILLQSAKADPDPSAATLIPLYLTALVGLPLLPFMLGGIPRRAAHMAGDAARKAIRAANRLTWRDAAFPLFVVALFVFIRSVAQQGSANFIPVLLEQRGYDPAQYGIVTGLYWISSGIFGVFWGIWADKYGMRRTLLAAMLVGAPTVILLPLTQSLLGTAVVATLSGALYSGTHPLLVVFLQRLMPAGKGLATGLGLGGIFVAGALGSAFYGLLADGPAALSSDPVAAAASTGFGLDATFVLIGVIGLASTLLLFAVPAWAYDRKPSKALPTMETAN, via the coding sequence ATGGGTGTGATCGCCTGGGCGCAGGAACGCCTGCCCCGCCAGCGCGTATTTTGGGCCGTGAGCGTCGGCCATTTTATCAACGACACCTTCATGAGCATGGGGCCGGTCGTGCTGGTCTTCCTCAGCGCCGCGATCCTGCCGATGAACCTCGCCCAGATCGGCGTGGCGGTCTCCGCGCGGCAGATTTCCGGCGCGCTCAGCCAGCCGTTTTTCGGCATCATGGGCGACCGCACGGGCGGACGCTGGCTCGGCGCGGGCGGTGTCACCTGGGTGATCGTCATGCAGACGCTGTCGGTGCTGATGGCGTTCACGGGGCAGGTCTGGCTGGTGCTGATCCCGTTCGTGCTGGCCGGGCTGGGCAGCGGAGCCTTCCACCCGGTCGGCGCCAGCCACGCCGCGGACGCCGATCCGGATAATCAGGGGCGCAACACCTCGTATTTCTTCATGTTCGGCCAGTTGGGCCTGGGCCTGGGGCCGGCGCTTGGTGGTATCCTGCTGCAAAGTGCGAAGGCCGACCCCGATCCCTCCGCCGCGACCCTCATCCCTCTCTACCTGACCGCGCTGGTCGGCCTGCCGCTGCTGCCGTTCATGCTCGGCGGCATCCCGCGGCGGGCCGCGCACATGGCCGGCGATGCCGCCCGCAAGGCGATCCGGGCCGCCAACCGGCTGACCTGGCGCGACGCGGCCTTTCCGCTGTTCGTCGTGGCCTTATTTGTCTTCATCCGCAGCGTCGCACAGCAGGGATCGGCCAACTTCATCCCGGTGCTGCTTGAACAGCGTGGCTATGACCCGGCACAGTACGGCATCGTCACCGGACTGTACTGGATTTCGTCCGGTATTTTCGGCGTATTCTGGGGCATTTGGGCCGATAAATACGGGATGCGCCGCACCCTGCTGGCCGCGATGCTGGTCGGCGCGCCGACCGTGATCCTGCTGCCGCTGACCCAATCGCTGCTCGGGACGGCGGTCGTCGCGACGCTGTCCGGCGCGCTGTACAGCGGCACCCACCCCTTGTTAGTGGTGTTCCTGCAGCGCCTGATGCCGGCCGGCAAAGGGCTGGCGACCGGACTGGGGCTGGGCGGGATTTTCGTCGCCGGGGCGCTCGGCTCGGCCTTCTACGGGCTGCTGGCAGATGGGCCTGCCGCGCTATCGTCCGACCCGGTGGCTGCGGCTGCATCGACCGGCTTCGGCCTCGACGCGACCTTCGTCCTGATCGGCGTGATCGGGCTGGCCTCGACCCTGCTGCTGTTCGCCGTGCCGGCGTGGGCCTACGACCGCAAGCCCAGCAAGGCACTGCCGACTATGGAAACCGCTAATTAA
- a CDS encoding transposase has translation MQEKSQTPESALPHMPDAETIRQELGKARSINDLTGKDGVFARLFGQTLTAMLEGELSGHLGYERYEPKGRNSGNSRNGKRSRTVCQVRADVLQCTIPARRTHL, from the coding sequence ATGCAGGAAAAAAGCCAGACGCCAGAATCGGCGCTGCCGCACATGCCGGACGCGGAGACCATACGCCAGGAGCTTGGGAAAGCCAGGAGCATCAACGACCTGACAGGCAAGGATGGGGTGTTTGCACGGCTGTTCGGACAGACTCTGACGGCTATGCTCGAAGGCGAACTGAGCGGACACCTGGGCTATGAACGGTACGAGCCGAAGGGACGCAACAGCGGCAACTCGCGCAATGGCAAGCGCAGCCGGACGGTGTGCCAGGTGCGCGCGGACGTGTTACAATGCACAATACCCGCGCGGCGTACCCACTTGTGA
- a CDS encoding VWA domain-containing protein: MSLLAPLALAGLLLAIPIILLYMLRLRRREVIVSSTFLWSQLLQDKEANTPWQKLRRNLLLILQLIILALLVLALARPFLTVPAISAARVALLLDASASMNALDGPEGAPRFVQAQQEALTLLTALSVGSEVSIIRAGDPPEVLIPYTQDKSLAGAAIRSAQPGQGGADWLSALTLAAAGGEAVEDFTMVLITDGGLTGLGDLAESALPGRVRVIPVGTSSENVALSALAARSLGSGAPQLFAQITNYGDRDAEVVFTLRADNDPLPVFSDRFTVPAGASQPFVSARGLENFDVLQASLTTSVNSIGHDLLAADNTAWTVTRAAGERRILLVTEDNLFLEQVLRSLPGLEVFKTRPGLLLPAEPFDLYVFDRTLPEALPSGDILFIAPTGGVDGWFAIGGEIQGVTQIEADTNDERMTFVDFDSVSVLKYRDLRGVSWADVLVRADNNPLVIAGDRGGAQIAVFAFALSDTDLPLQIAFPVLMSNLIEWFAPVGSILNPTPAVGEPVLIRPPLDADAVRITGPDGAASTLPADGDQLIFTDTGTPGVYQVEVFAGGELLQTQAFAVNLFAPEESSIAPKQVALNGVILAQQSPDETGQFEFWPLVAAIALAVLMAEWWFYQRRSRVRMRAEPKPVASARRRA; this comes from the coding sequence ATGTCTCTGCTTGCTCCGCTCGCGCTGGCCGGCCTGCTGCTGGCGATCCCGATCATCCTGCTGTACATGCTGCGTCTGCGCCGCCGCGAAGTGATCGTGAGCAGCACGTTCCTGTGGTCGCAGCTCCTTCAGGACAAAGAAGCCAACACTCCGTGGCAGAAGCTGCGGCGCAACTTGCTGCTGATTCTCCAGCTGATTATTCTGGCGCTGCTGGTCCTGGCACTGGCCCGGCCATTCCTGACCGTCCCGGCGATCAGCGCGGCGCGGGTGGCGCTGCTGCTCGACGCCTCGGCCAGCATGAACGCGCTCGATGGACCGGAAGGCGCGCCGCGTTTTGTGCAGGCGCAGCAGGAAGCCCTCACGCTGCTCACTGCGTTGAGCGTCGGCAGCGAGGTCAGCATCATCCGCGCCGGCGACCCGCCGGAAGTCCTGATCCCCTATACTCAGGATAAATCGCTGGCCGGCGCGGCGATCCGCAGCGCGCAACCAGGACAGGGCGGCGCGGACTGGCTGTCGGCGCTCACGCTGGCGGCGGCCGGAGGCGAGGCCGTCGAAGATTTCACCATGGTACTGATAACCGACGGCGGGTTGACCGGACTGGGCGACCTGGCCGAGTCGGCGCTGCCGGGAAGGGTGCGCGTCATACCGGTCGGGACATCGAGCGAAAACGTGGCGCTTTCGGCGCTGGCGGCGCGGTCATTGGGCAGCGGAGCCCCGCAGCTTTTCGCGCAGATCACCAATTACGGCGACCGCGATGCCGAAGTCGTGTTCACGCTGCGCGCGGATAACGACCCGCTGCCGGTGTTCAGCGACCGCTTCACCGTCCCCGCGGGGGCCTCGCAGCCGTTCGTATCGGCGCGCGGACTGGAGAACTTCGACGTGCTTCAGGCATCGCTGACCACCTCGGTCAACAGCATCGGGCATGACCTGCTGGCCGCGGACAATACCGCCTGGACCGTCACGCGGGCGGCGGGGGAGCGGCGAATTCTGCTGGTCACCGAAGACAACCTGTTCCTCGAACAGGTGCTGCGGAGCCTGCCGGGGCTGGAGGTCTTCAAGACGCGTCCGGGGCTTCTGCTTCCCGCCGAGCCTTTCGATTTGTATGTGTTCGACCGCACGCTGCCCGAAGCACTCCCGTCCGGCGATATTCTGTTCATCGCGCCGACCGGCGGCGTGGACGGCTGGTTCGCCATTGGCGGCGAAATTCAGGGCGTGACGCAGATCGAGGCCGACACCAACGACGAGCGGATGACGTTTGTCGATTTCGACTCGGTCAGCGTGCTGAAATACCGCGATTTACGCGGCGTCAGTTGGGCGGACGTGCTGGTACGCGCGGATAACAACCCGCTGGTGATCGCCGGGGATCGCGGCGGGGCGCAGATCGCCGTATTCGCCTTCGCGCTCAGCGATACCGACCTGCCGCTGCAAATCGCTTTTCCGGTGTTGATGTCGAACCTGATCGAGTGGTTCGCGCCGGTGGGCAGCATCCTCAATCCGACGCCGGCGGTCGGCGAACCCGTCCTGATCCGCCCGCCGCTGGATGCTGACGCGGTACGCATCACCGGCCCGGATGGCGCCGCCTCGACGCTGCCAGCGGACGGCGACCAGCTGATTTTCACCGATACCGGCACGCCGGGCGTCTATCAGGTGGAAGTATTCGCCGGCGGCGAACTGCTGCAAACGCAGGCTTTCGCGGTCAACCTGTTCGCGCCGGAAGAAAGCTCGATCGCCCCGAAACAGGTCGCGCTGAACGGCGTGATCCTCGCCCAGCAGTCGCCAGACGAAACCGGCCAGTTCGAATTCTGGCCGCTGGTGGCAGCGATTGCGCTGGCCGTGCTGATGGCGGAATGGTGGTTCTACCAGCGCCGAAGCCGGGTCCGGATGCGCGCCGAGCCGAAGCCGGTCGCGAGCGCAAGGCGACGGGCTTAG